The stretch of DNA AAATTGCTGGTCTGGTCATAGGCCGTTGCgcctggcggcggcggtgtgaAACGATAAATTCTGATGCTGCGATCGTCGCTCGCTGTCGCAAAGTACTTGTTAGCCGGGTCGAATGTGATGCCCTTCACATGACTCTGATGCTGCGACAGCGTCttgagtttttcgaaggtgGTTCCTGACCAGACGACCACTTTGCTGTCCAGCCCGACGGACACGAGGATTGAGCTGTCACAACTCCAACCTAAATCTTGCACATCGTTGTCATGTCCCATAAGCCGGCGCCAGATGCGCCAGTTCTCGACGGGCGGCGTCTCGTTGGTGCCGAAAGTCGAATGCGACGGCGGACCCGGATCCAGCGTGTAAACACATACTATCTTGTCGTCGGCACCCGAGGCCACAAACTTGCCGTTGCCGCTGAAGCGCACCGAATGCACGGTGCCGGAGTGATTTGAGAGGGCCGCGAGCTGCTTGGGCTTGGTGTAGGCTGGGTTCGAGGCATTCAAGATGGCATCGGTCGACCAGATGCGCACGTGGCCATCGCCGGCGGCGGTGGCCAGTCGCGTTCCATCGGGCGAGACGTGGCAGCTGTAGACTTCGtggtccttcttctcgccgccgTGGACGAGCCAGTTGGGTTTGGAGAAGCGCATCGTTGTCGCCGGCGCATGCTCGAGCTAGCACAGTTACGAGCGggagcggcggtggtggcggaggaagtGTGCGGCGATGGGCATCTTTTATGGCGGCGAGACGGAAGGAAGCTGTAGTAGAAGGTGAATGTGCACAGGTCTCGCGGTCTCAGGGAAACGCGACAGCTCGTCTCGCGTGTCAGCCGAATGTCTTGGCGCGACGGTGATCAGCAGCGAcctgcatctgcatctgctttCTGCGCTGCCACTAGTGGGTACTGCCACAACTGCGAGGCCCAAAACGATCGTCTTCAGCCGCATCTCTGCTGCTGATATATACTCGATCCCGCGTCCTCCGCCACCATGTTACAGTTCATCTGGTCATTAGCTATTCGCGGAGAGCAAAACGGAAAGTGGGAAACATCCACACCTCGTCCGTAACCTCGTTTTACGCCTACCTCGTTTTACGCCTACCTCGCTTCTCGAGACATAGTGCCTCAGCTACACAGCACGAGGCAGAGTTACGAGGATCGAAAGTGCACGCAGTGTCGGTCTGAACCTGTCTTTGACCTTGCAGCGGTAGACTAGAGTGATGCGGCTGCTCAATACGGGGACGTTGACATTCGAAACATTCTACGACGAGCAGACGCCGCCCTACTCTATTCTGTCTCATCGCTGGACTGCGGAAGAGGTCTCATATGTCGACTTCATTGCTGGGAACAAAAGGGACCATGCCGGGCACAAGAAGGTCCTCGAAGCTTGCCGCTTAGCAAAGTCGCAGTCACACACATGGATCTGGATCGATACTGTGTGCATCGACAAGACATCGAGCGCTGAACTCACCGAGGCCATTAATTCAATGTATCAATACTACGCGGACGCCCGAATCTGCTTTGCATATCTGAAGGACGTCTCGCCAGGTTTGCCCACTCAGCAAACCAACGATGCCTTGCAGGGCAGTGAATGGTCAGTCTGTCGCCATAGCTGCGTCGCGCCAACCAGAGTCGACGCATTGGCTAACGCTTTTGCAGGTTCCGACGCGGCTGGACATTGCAAGAACTGCTAGCACCCAAAGAAGTGCTATTCCTCGATGCCTCTTGGGCGGCATTTGGGTCCAAAGCTCAACTCTCAGCTGTCATCCACCGAGCCACGGGCGTTCCGGAATGGTATTTACATCGTCCTGATCAGATCCCTTTTGCCTCGGTGGCGGCGCGGATGGCCTGGGCTGCAGGTCGCCAGACGACGCGCAGTGAGGACGTTGCTTACTCGCTTCTGGGTCTGTTCAACGTTAACAGTAAGTACCTTCTCGAGCTCACTATCTCTGGTTGTGGCGGGGGACCTGCAACCGGTTATCGGATCGCAATGATCAGTCTGCACGAGGCATGTTCTTACCTTCAGTCATAGTGCCTCTTCTGTACGGTGAGCGAGGCAGTCGTGCATTCTTCAGACTACAGCTCGAAATTGCAAAATCTACAGACGATGAAAGTATTTTTGCCTGGACTTCC from Cercospora beticola chromosome 1, complete sequence encodes:
- a CDS encoding uncharacterized protein (antiSMASH:Cluster_6), with the translated sequence MRLLNTGTLTFETFYDEQTPPYSILSHRWTAEEVSYVDFIAGNKRDHAGHKKVLEACRLAKSQSHTWIWIDTVCIDKTSSAELTEAINSMYQYYADARICFAYLKDVSPGLPTQQTNDALQGSEWFRRGWTLQELLAPKEVLFLDASWAAFGSKAQLSAVIHRATGVPEWYLHRPDQIPFASVAARMAWAAGRQTTRSEDVAYSLLGLFNVNMPLLYGERGSRAFFRLQLEIAKSTDDESIFAWTSPSNQPCGMFAPSPSAFAGFANVKPLPLDPEDRLPWKWTHKGLELHLASPLNSSSTMKMGNTFYDHTKTGDMHKVVTLGCFKSDVEVDMRDAKAVKKVSKGNVICIELQRIGTRWKRINAQQVFLAKDFERYTSSFFGSPVTQKVYYVAQ